A region of the Chryseobacterium gotjawalense genome:
CGAAGAAATTAAAGCCAATTTCGTTCACTTTGATCAGCATTTCCAGGTCTTCAGGAGAAACGTGCTTAAAGTAAAAAGCATATCCCAGCTTCATCACTTCTTCAGGAGTATGGCCACAAAGGAAAAAAGGATTGTCTGAAACGTATTCAAATTCCTTCAGTTGGTAGTCGATCACGTACATGCTCATGTAAGTGAGTCTTGAAACTGCACGCAGGGTTTCGAGATAATTCCGGCTTTGGGCACACTCGGCTTCGGATAAAGAACGTACTGTATTCTTTCCGAAAAAGAACTTCTGTATATCATCCATATCATTATGAGCATGCCCCGCAATACCGCTACACTCCTGTGTAGTATTCTGACCTGCTTATCAAAGCTACACAAAAGTGTAGATACCATGAGATAAAAGGGGAATAATTTTACTAAAAATACTGTTTTATCATGAAAAGCATCCATTATTATCAGCTTGCAAGCCAGTGTACTCATTCACTGATTTCGTTTGTCCTCTTTCAAAATTATCTTCATCACTGTGGTGGTATGTGCAGTAAAGATCTTGAGGCTGAAACATCAGCGCTCTGTGCGGAGGAAGAAGAGTACTCTAATTCGCATATTTTTGTTGCGGTATCAGAAGACCACATTTGCGGCAGTATCAGAATCTTCAAGAAAACCGCTTCTCAGCAGCTGCCGACGGAAAAACTTTTTCCTATCCAGCTCAATGCATTAGTTGGTGAAGAAGAGCCGATGTACCATATCGGAAGATTTGCCATTGCCAAAGGGTCGGATGACCGGGGCTTCCGTATCTTCAAAACGCTTATGGTACTGGCTCTTAATGTTGCGACCGGGGAAAAAGGCGGAACTGTTTTCGCGGAATGTGACCTGAAATTATTGCGGACCATCCGGCTTCTGGGAATAGAAGCTGAAGCCATCGGCGCTCCCATTCACTATCTGGGATCAGAGACGATACCGATCCAGTTGCCGTGGGCGGGCTATCAAAGTTTTCTGAACAGAAACAGGGATCTGCTGCGTAATGAATTGGGGATATTTTGGCAATAGTTTCCTAATATGAACCTACAGCCATGAATACTTATCATCTTGATCTTTTACAAAAGCATTTGAAAAAAGCATTAGAACGTTATTGTGTGCTTTGTGATTCATCACCGGAACGCCAGTATTTGTCGAGTGAGACTGTTTTTTCGCAAACTAAAGAAATTATCAGGCAGTATATCAGGCTGTTTCAGGCTATTCATTTTCTGGATCAGCACACCGAATATTATCATAAGGGATTTGTCTTTACCTATCAGGAGGCAGAAGAAGAACTTACCTCCAATGGGGAGTACGCTGAGATTGTGAAACTGCTCACTGAAGCTTATCAACGCATGGCCGGCTCGGTTTCCAAAGACCGTTTTTTTCTGCCCATTCATGTGCAACAGATCAGTTCAGAGGAAATTCAGATTTTTATAGGGGTGGTCACCAAAGAGCAGTACCACTACACCATTTCTGTTGTGACCCATCAAACGGTTTACCCCAGGCCTCCCGCATCGATAGGAAATAGCAGGTACCGGTACCTGCTGAAACTGCTGGAAACGTATGAGCCTGATGAGCATGGGACCTTAAAGGCTTTTGTGAACAGCAAAGGTCTGTCTTACCGCCAGTTTAGAAAAGACAGCTCTTCGTTTTTTGAAAGTTCCTTTTACCATCATTATCTTAAAATCAAAATGATTCCTGTACTCGAAGACCTCCTGTTGAGTACTTTGAGCTATAAGGAAATTGCCTATGAAAACGGCTTTGCAAATTACTATCAACTCTATATTCTATTCCACAGAACCTACCATTTTCCATTCCACCGCATTCTCCGGATCGCGCTACAACAGTGACTTTACCGTACCGACTTTATTATTCTGTTGACCCTATTATACATATAAACGACTTTATTATACATAAGAACGTCATTATTGTACATAAGAATGTTTTTATTATACATACTTCTGCCTCTAATGTGCATGTATTTAAAAAAGGGATGTCGCAATTTTACTCTATCAAAAATGCAGACATGAAAACCTTAATTAACAAATTGGCTATATACGCATCGTACGCTTTTATTTTACTTTTTACGTATGCAGCGGGAAGTAAAATGTTGGATTTTGAAAATTTCCAGGTTCAGTTGGCGCAGTCGCCTCTGCTGAGTGCATATGCAGGATTTATTTCCTATGCGGTCATCATTATCGAAGTGATGATTGCAGGAGTACTCGCTGATCCAAAAGTAAGACGGATAGGATTGTACGCTTCATTTGGATTGATGGTCGCCTTTACAGTTTATATTTATTTAATTCTGAATTATAGTGATTTTATACCATGCTCCTGTGGTGGAATTCTGGAGAAGATGAGTTGGGATGAACATTTGATTTTCAATGGAGTGTGCGTTGTTTTGGCATTAACAACAAGTGTTTTCATGGGGAAAGAACGGGCGCACGGCTGGAGCCGTATCGCTGCAGCAGCACTCATCGCAGTGTTCTCAGCGGGCAGCATGGTCGCCCTGTTTCTTTCTTCTGAGTATATCATGAAAAAGGAGAATAATTTTACGAGGAGATTTCCGCATCATCCCATTTTGGAAGAGCAGTCTTTCGATCTGGGTGTAAACTCGTTTTATTTTGCGGGAAACCATAAGGGTGATCTTTATCTGGGAAATCCAAGCAATCCGTTCAGAATTTTTAAGTTAGATTCTCTTATGCAAAAAATGGATACGATTAATCTTAATCCAGGCTCTAATTTTAGGTTCAAAAATTTAAGGTATTGCATTGTACAAGGGAATCTCTATGGTTTTGACGGAACAGTTCCAGTTATTTACAGCCAGTCACTCGATTCTCTTTCTATGCCACTTGTTGTAAGGAGTAGTAATCAAGTTTACTTTGATCAACTGGTCGCTGTTTCCCCTTCGCAATATCTGTTGCGTGTGGAAGATTATGCTTCGAAGAGATTGGGAATTGCGTCACTGTCACTACTTGAAAAACCACAGGTTGCCATTAATCAGACCCTTCTGAGCAATAAAGCCGACGGTGGATTTGAGGGAGACGGTAAGCTTTTATATGATACTGCCTTAGGCGATATCTATTATATGTTCTACTATAAAAACACGATCCTTAAACTGAATGCAAGCGCGAAAATTGTTCGGAAGATGAAGACCATTGATCCTTATGATAAGCCAGCACTGAAAGTTAAAAAATTAAAAGACGGGCGGTCGAAGATGAATCAACCCTCGCTTTTAATCAATAGAAATATGATGGCTTATAAAGGGTTACTTTTCAATCATGCGAATTTGATAGGAAAGTATGAATCTAAAGATTTATGGAAAAAAAATAGTGTCATCGATGTATATATGACATCGTCTGGAGGCTATTGGGGAAGTTTTTATGTTCAGCATCGTAAAAAGAATAAAATGTCTCAAATGCTTATGACTGATCATTATTTTTACATTATTTCTGGAAATGAAATTGTACGGTACCGTTGTGCGCAGACGCTGACCAGCAGTTTCATTCAGAGGGAGTAGCCGAAAACCCTTACAAGAGTAGGCACCATTTTAAATATTTTTTATTATGAAAAATTTAAAGGCGCTCTTATTGCCAGCTGTAATGGTATTGGCAGGAGCAGGAAGCGCATATGCGTCTCATGTTACAAAAGATGATGCAAAATCGGTACAACCAGGTTATGCTTATCATTTTGGCGAAGAGGAAGAATGTATTAACGTTGGTAAAACATGTGATACCACTGGAACTATAATCTGTACAGCAGATGTAGGTATGGGTGGTGAACCTCTTTATCAACTGAACGGAACCAGCTGTCCGGATAAACTATTTGAAAGAGTACAACAATAAGCTGAAATGGGGATGCCAATTGGCATCCCTTTTTTTATTGATACATTTCAGAAATCCAAGGGGTTTTAATTCCTTTTAAATGAAAGTCAAACCACTCTTTTATTCTCACAAAAAGATCTTCTCTGTTGCGCCGCTCTGAAAAACTGTGTCCCTCTTTCTCGTAAAACAGAGCAATGACTTTCTTATCATTTCTTCTTAAGCCAAGATAAAATTCCATACTTTGATCCCATGCAATATTTCGATCTTCTTTTCCAGCCCAAAGCAAAATAGGCTGGCTTACTTGTTCTGCATGATATATGGGACTGTTTTCTAGATATAAATTTTTATCCGCTGCAAACGGTTTATATATTCGGTATTGCTGTTCTTCAAACTGCCAATAAAAAGGACTTAAAAAATTGTAGTTGAATGAATGGAAAGAGCGTACTAAATCGCTATTACCTGCACCACTCACATAGGCAGCAAAACGTTTGCTCTGTGTGGCAATAAAATTGGTTTCGTACCCACCATGAGAATGCCCTATTAATCCCACTTTTGAAAAATCAATCTCTCCAATATTTGCTAAGGCGTCCAACGAAGACTCTACCGCATCTACGGCAGATTTACCGGGACCTCTGCCGTCATAGGTTATATCTGGTAAATAGATAAAATAACCACGATCCAAAAAGTTTCTCATATTAAATCCTTCGACACTCCCAATAAATCCATCTCTTAAATATTTATTGCTTTGATTTCTCATTAATTCATAGATCCCTACTACCATAGGATATTTTTTGCCCTT
Encoded here:
- a CDS encoding N-acyl amino acid synthase FeeM domain-containing protein → MKSIHYYQLASQCTHSLISFVLFQNYLHHCGGMCSKDLEAETSALCAEEEEYSNSHIFVAVSEDHICGSIRIFKKTASQQLPTEKLFPIQLNALVGEEEPMYHIGRFAIAKGSDDRGFRIFKTLMVLALNVATGEKGGTVFAECDLKLLRTIRLLGIEAEAIGAPIHYLGSETIPIQLPWAGYQSFLNRNRDLLRNELGIFWQ
- a CDS encoding MauE/DoxX family redox-associated membrane protein, producing the protein MKTLINKLAIYASYAFILLFTYAAGSKMLDFENFQVQLAQSPLLSAYAGFISYAVIIIEVMIAGVLADPKVRRIGLYASFGLMVAFTVYIYLILNYSDFIPCSCGGILEKMSWDEHLIFNGVCVVLALTTSVFMGKERAHGWSRIAAAALIAVFSAGSMVALFLSSEYIMKKENNFTRRFPHHPILEEQSFDLGVNSFYFAGNHKGDLYLGNPSNPFRIFKLDSLMQKMDTINLNPGSNFRFKNLRYCIVQGNLYGFDGTVPVIYSQSLDSLSMPLVVRSSNQVYFDQLVAVSPSQYLLRVEDYASKRLGIASLSLLEKPQVAINQTLLSNKADGGFEGDGKLLYDTALGDIYYMFYYKNTILKLNASAKIVRKMKTIDPYDKPALKVKKLKDGRSKMNQPSLLINRNMMAYKGLLFNHANLIGKYESKDLWKKNSVIDVYMTSSGGYWGSFYVQHRKKNKMSQMLMTDHYFYIISGNEIVRYRCAQTLTSSFIQRE
- a CDS encoding DUF6520 family protein, which translates into the protein MKNLKALLLPAVMVLAGAGSAYASHVTKDDAKSVQPGYAYHFGEEEECINVGKTCDTTGTIICTADVGMGGEPLYQLNGTSCPDKLFERVQQ